In a genomic window of Quercus lobata isolate SW786 chromosome 4, ValleyOak3.0 Primary Assembly, whole genome shotgun sequence:
- the LOC115986678 gene encoding pectinesterase inhibitor-like — protein MTEMAPSFCASFFFSLSLAILWICPTYARLSVKVSENELKLICSSHEDPPFCLQALKSDPQTPLVDLVGLTNISIHLVDVAANKTLALIRSLIKTADSELKKHLDDCLEMYDITISETEDAKTALKAHDYEMVNVASDSCMTNAETCTDTTTSAPPLQQENKNMRYLCETFVVVSNHLL, from the coding sequence ATGACAGAAATGGCTCCTTCTTTTTGTGcctccttctttttctctctttcgcTAGCAATCCTGTGGATTTGCCCAACATATGCTCGGCTAAGTGTGAAGGTATCAGAAAATGAGCTTAAACTGATTTGCTCTTCTCACGAAGACCCTCCTTTCTGTTTGCAAGCCCTCAAATCTGATCCTCAGACACCCCTTGTCGATCTTGTTGGCCTTACCAATATTTCAATTCACTTGGTAGATGTTGCTGCTAATAAAACCCTTGCCCTTATTCGCTCACTCATCAAGACTGCAGACTCCGAATTGAAAAAGCATTTAGACGATTGCCTCGAAATGTATGATATTACTATTAGCGAAACAGAAGATGCAAAAACTGCGTTGAAAGCTCATGACTACGAAATGGTAAATGTTGCATCTGATAGTTGCATGACTAATGCTGAAACGTGTACCGATACAACAACTAGTGCACCGCCTCTCcaacaagagaacaaaaatatgCGTTATCTCTGTGAGACATTTGTGGTTGTTTCTAATCATCTTTTATGA